A segment of the Anoplolepis gracilipes chromosome 14, ASM4749672v1, whole genome shotgun sequence genome:
agcaaaagaataatattgcataaataatactttgtacatatttcatatttataaaccgTGCTTTAATGAAtgttgctttctttttttctgtttctgcGTTACGATGATTATTCAATCGTATAAtctgcaatttatataattttataaaccccGCATTACAaacaaatacttttataaacaatattcagttttattttcattatacgcCCGCTTTTAGTATGATAacatacaaatgtaaaaaccaatatttgttattaatgcAGCTCTTTTGCTCtccttaataaaattcaattctgCTTTCGTAATAAAATCCTTCATTCTGTTTTACAATAAGCTGAGAGGAAAAATTgtgacaattttaattaggGAAAGAAGCGTTTTACaactttaatttcaatattctttGCAGGTGGTGACGCCGAAGGATCGTTTGACAGCTGGTGCTATCGAACAATCGGACATGTTTTGCGTAACTGATTTACACGCCGACCTGTCCGCGATCCAGGGTCTGATTCTCGAAGGAATCGCCACCGCCATTCTAATGTTGGTATTCTGTTCCGTGATGGACTCGAGAAACGAGAAAAACACGGACTCGGTGCCGGTGAGGTTCGGCCTCGCGGTGGCCGTGTTGGCGACCGCATTTGGCCCCTACACCGGTTGTAGCATGAACCCAGTGAGGTCATTCGCGCCCGCGTTATGGAATAATCAATGGTCGCATCAGTGGGTCTACTGGTTCGGCCCGATTGGCGGGGCCCTGATCACCTCGTTCGCGTACAGAACTATTTTCGGCGTTTCCGAAAATATTCCCGAGGACGAAGAGCCCACCGCCGAAGCGGTTGCGCTCAACAGCGTGGATGCCCATAAAACCGAGGTAAGATAGTTGAAATTTCCTCTTTCATCGTAAGGTAACTTTGGGAAAAGAAAACACGGTTACAACCCACTTTCCGACCCACGATtagtaatcaaattatttgaattactctaaccctaattttacgtaaataatcTACTTTTAAGGGGATCCCgaactcattttttttatcgaccgAACCATATTTTTTGCGCAccgaaatgtttttattggttgcacagaataaaaaatcctTTTCCACGATTAAAATACACATAGAAACAATAGATGAACATTACTTAGTTTGTACATATAAGCTGCTAAACTTTTATGGTGACGTCAAAAGtcgataacaaaattttaattttttaatttttttcgtcttttACGTAAAAACTCGGAATGTTCATCCATTGTTTCTATGTGTACTTTAATCGTGGAAAaggattttttattctgtgcaaccaataaaaacatttcgaTGCGCAAAAAATATGGTTcggtcgataaaaaaaatgagctCGGTATCCCCTTAATTCCGCGTaactaaaaattgcaattacttTGGGAGAAATTttgaccatttttttttttagttaagcaatttaacattttgattAGTGCCCTTTAACCttttgagtcacgaatttttttaattgttagtattttataaaatttggtatataagggtttttggggtcgctgattacgaatccgttgtcaggttttcaaaattcaagatagcggatccaatatggcagacgagattttcaaaattttacttccgccatattggagaccctatattaaattttggaaattaaattttttttcctttacaaAAAccttcaaagaaaaaatttaaaaaagaatacgactgttactttcaatttagaacaaaaaatattgttttttatatattttttatcaaaaaaaaggagaatttaacaaaaacaatacggtggaaaattctaaaaaaaattctgaaaatgaGACAATTGGTTagtataacttaaaaatctttgaaataaatagaatagctaattgcaaaaattagtTACGAGCAAtccaaataatttgtttactaATCGTGAGCCCCGAGGATTGACAAAGAGGATTGTaaccgtgtttttttttctcagagTAATTGAGTCgtgtaataaaatgtgtaaacgAGAAAAACTGTactaataatgtttaaaatattacatgtgtacttgattaatttttcaagatcAAAAAGTGCTTTGTAAATCAATTCAAAgagaacattttattaaatattgtgacgttaaaatacaattacatgacaaagtatttattaatgtcgtaaatattacaaagaattaattaatccgTATAAATTGCATTcggtattattaatatcacaactgtcattatttttattgcgcgatagattattgcatatttacaCAGTTGTCGggatttaaaaagaatgtattttaatgtaagATATCGAAACCCCTTGtactttagaataaaataaaatattatagtctgttgaatataatttgttcGCGACAAGAATAgacatagtaatttttttgtataagcTACTCTTTCTGGCATTTGTAGcagcgaaataaattaaaactaacaAAAGTCAATCGGtttaataaatcttgttttttttttttaacacagtTTAACATTATAACGATAAAAGTTGTACAAAGTGCATACGAAACTCTCGTGTAAGAGGAACTACACCCCGTTCTGGCAATAATTTTCGTTAACGACGTTTCGGCGAAATTAACGGCCATCTTCGTGCGACTTTTAACGACCCTTAAAATATACGGGAAGGACGAAGCTCACGTGGCTTTATCATGTAAACGCCATACCCGCCATGCATCAGGGCTCTTCGCATGACGCGGATTATCTTGTAAGGGCTAGCCGTAAAGGTCGACGATAAATCGCTAGGTGGGCAAGGAAGTTCAGTAAAACTGGTTTTACGGGACGTTACCGGAGCTGGATTTAACGTCGTCGGTTTACCCCGATTGTCGCGAGCTTTAAAATGGATAAGAAAAAGAGTCGCCCGTCTCGAcgatattgtatttaattctatatatcgTATCTCTCCCTATTTCATCGTCATCGTATAGGATTGCGATTTTATTCGATTTGATTTTATCCGATTAcaatagggagtttgcatgattttgaaaaacaattacattttataatttatatatagttttaaatgtaattatttttttcgtcattttttaatgcaaattaagcgagagaaaatcaataataaaaattacattatttgaaattgtccaATACGATCCGGAAACGACCGAGTTCTCCCGAACGCCATttgacgtcacagtgcaatatctgcattcggggagacgctaatAGCGCTAAATAGCGTGAAATAGCGTCTCCTCAAACCTAAccaatatatacagtgacaatacactatttttatttattaaaatatccagttattgttcaaacgtttgaaactattgcacTGTGTGACGTCACGCCCTCCAaccaatcaaaatcgttttctcacaatttaaattttattaaattttaatttaactttttaatacctttctattgattaaaatttaaaattttcttataaataaatttataataatatatatttaaattacatatataaaaaaatgtatattttttttaatgcaaactccctattatttgaaaaaaaaaaaaaaaaaattcttaaaagtcTGCGTATATTTTTGCGTCTCTTATCTTTTCGCAGTATTTAAAGAATTGCCATATTTATAGGTACGTTGaaatattctttgattttACGTACGCAAAAAACTGCTGTCTGACCATGTGAGAGATGtgggagaaaaattaattttatctacgaTTAAAAATGTGTGTTATTCTAATTACAAACTTTCGAGCAGCAAGAAATAATTTCCAttcatttcaattaaaataaaacgataaattatGCTCGaccaatattaattatgagaccgttatatttattaaccgCAACATAGAGCGCGATGAATAGTTATTATTCAGCCAATCCAGTGATCATTAGTGATCTTCAAGCATCCTCATTTTCGAGCGcaaaacatatgtattatttccGCAATTCGTGATTTTCAATCTAGACGCGACCGCGGTTCAAAATGCCGAAATTAATTGGTTTCGTATTTCTCTTCCAGCAGCCGTAATTTCGATGACGAGACGGACACAATCAAAATGACAGGCTGTAAAAAGAAGCTAAAACTCGGTCGACATTTTCTCAACACGAAGAAAACCTACATCCTTTGAGGAAGATAAGTACTTTATAACGCACGGACGGAttcaataacatattatactttaaatcaGAAGTCATAGAATAGAAAGAGCTCTGGAGTCTGGAGCTCAACCAGAAGATGTACTTGGAATTCCCGAGATCATTATCAGCATAGAATGACGTGTCATCACCACGTGCGTATCCTCGTACAACTTCGAGTCACGCTTTTTCTCATTGTCAGGGTTAATTTGACAAATGCAAGTATTTGTTATCTTTGCACGATAAttcagtttaaattttaatcgataaatCAGGCAtccgcattttttttttttttatcgcgtcAAAATATCTAATGAAGTGTATTTGCTCGTTTAATCAGaattaaattagtaaaattctcgcgcgcgcgatgtGAAAGCATCTCGACCAAATAATCATCGGGAATGAACTCGTTCTTGCGATTAAATgtcaattgatataaaattaatttcgaatatatatatatcccgtTATGTGCCACTTTCTCTCtgtaatataatgtacattCGCTATAAAATAGGTGGATCATTTATTACAAGTTtactgtatgtacatatatatatatattttttttttcttcatccgTTATACATACGTTAGAGATAAGATAATGATACAAATTTACGTTTCGATGAGAATATAAATGTggcaaatataaacaatttgaaaaatatatacttactgttagttagaaaaaaagatgatatacttcaacttttatattaaccttttttttttaccattactaataagtttatatatactttatacgtACGTTTAGATAATAAATCAAGTTTCATGAAATTGATTTATAGTGCCATATTTTCATTCTCTTTGATTCGTGACGCCTTTTGCAtggtttaatataatatattataattaccgtAATCTGATTATACGTTATAATACTCTTACTTTCGCGATATTGCTTGACGAACTTTACTTTTACGCTATTTGCTCGTTTAGACAGAGCGGACCGTATTCGCGTTTGTTAGTCGCTCGATTCATCGCCGGAAGCGGAAATGTCGATTCCCAAGCGACGAAAGAGCCGCGACCGATGACTCTTTACGTACCTATTTTTGTTACATGAAAGCATAcactattattgttatttctaTAGTTACGTATGTATACTTGCTCCAAGCTATCGCTATGACGAGAGAAGAGTTTCGTTcactggaaaaaaaaaaaaaaagtcttttttCAGACAACGCGGAGCAGCTTTTGAGCATTTCCAAACAAGTAACGTTTcgctatttataaattttaacagacGCACAActatacatgtaaatataaaattatacaatactaTACTTTCTGCAGACAAATTATTTGCTTGaattatacaaagaaaaacaatcaGGAAGAATATCATCGAAGAatcgatattttatgcattttactctttaaatgtaaaatccAATCGCTagttaattaagaaaatattaaatttttagttaagctctaatgttttaatttttatttgataagtataaataatttttttatcgtataataaTCAGTAATTGCATgtatgtgaaaaaaagaaacagtgtaataaaatatgttgcacttgtgaaagatttttaatgtaaaacacatttttttcctctattttctttcaatcatcttttttagttttatttttagcaaaaataagattttctgtaaaaaaaaaaaaaaagaaaaaaatactaataatccTCGCATGCCCATTTTAATTGAGTTTTATATACTTGTAacgcgataaataaaaataactttgattGAGAAGGATTGAGCGAGTgtcatcgaaaaaaatatgacgtGCGTAAAAAGTGTAACTTTTTGATTTTCCCCTTTGCCGCAGGCTGTCTGTGCCgtcaaaattttgtaactCGTTCGCAAATCTACGCTGCTGGTCCCGATCGCGTCAGGATACAAACACTTCATCAATTTGTccgaaacgataaaaaaaatatgacagagACTAACAGAGAAAACATCGCCATCTCTCTTTTCGTACGTTTTAATCGTTACATCGTTAATCGGCCATCGATTGCAGGACACTATTTGTATACGTACAATATTTGTAATGTCACGTTTAAATTATAGTCACCTAACAAATCATATGAAATTGTCTCCGAATACACGTGTGATCATTAATATACTGGCCTTTGACTGAGACATATTGCCAGTGTGTTGTGGAAATTGCAACAAGCATAtacaatattcataatattcttttatccctttgcaataatatatattctcataaCTTGCAATAAACCACtattatacagagtgtcctaTTTTAAGTGTCCACCCCAAatatctctcatatttttgattttagagaaaaatggttcagacagtgttgtatggtttcgagggggccataagatggtaccattggtttgaccttgaagagtcatttgaaggtcacgtgaaggtcacctcaattttttttaatgcaacaccctatatatcattgcatatttttggtaagctacaagaatatgtaatgaaaataagcaggttccatttaagaaattaaagatgaccttcacgtgaccttcaaatgactcttcgaggtcaaaccaatggtaccatcttatggccccctcgaaaccgcATACAACACATGTCTGaaccatttttttctaaaatcaaaaataagagagatatttGGGGAGGACacttaaaatgggacaccctgtatagctGCATAAAAATTCACAGATTTGAATGATCAagataagataaagataagattttgtaaatatatatgcgcgCGCGAATCattttacgtattattttttaaactgtcGTTTATTCCAGTTTATCTGTcatttttagacatttttaaacAACAGTACGAATAAGATAACATCAAACTAATTGCAAGAGGAATGCACAAATTGCACTTTTCGCATTTTTCTCAAGACGCTACGAGTGTTAcgaattagaaaaagaagTATCGAGAGACGAGTGTTGTAGAAGAAATTGATTTGGACGCAAAAAGGGGCGTGTTACCACGGTGGTAATGGTGACGCGTCCCGAATAACTTTCCAACTCTCTCCCATTCACCACGTTCTGCGTTTGCAACGTGTCGCCTGGCGTGCCAGCCGTTCGTGACTGGCTCGTAGTCGGGGTTTGCTGCAGTACAGGCGCATCTGTCAGAtaccttccccccccccccaccctTTTTCCGCGGATATTGGAAACTGGCACCGGGATATGCCGTAGCATTTTCGTAACGTGTGTGTTCTAACAATGCTCGAGAAATTTTCGCGAGAAAATTATCTGAAgacgcagaaaaaaaaaaaaaaaaaaaaaggttacaGCCGAGTACGTTGCGACGTCGTAATACTAAATTATTAGGAGAGACGGAGAATGTCTTTAgggaaatttttcttttatgagaACGTAAAAGGGGCGAGAGATAATGAGCTAACGGCGGGAGTATATCCGTGAAATAATACCTAGTAAGATGAAAGATATTTGAGAATCAAGTTTGAGGAATgcaaccaaaaaaaaaaaaaaaaaaaaaaaatcttatttttcggttaattttaattatttaattttatctttatgcgCTGGAGAAATCTGAATTCTTTAGGGAAATTAAAACTGACATTATTGTTGaagtaattgaaattttatgtcTCGTAACTTTATTTGCCGACAAAGGACATGAGAGTGAATGCAATTGCAAACATGGCAATAAGCAAACACTTTGTATACGTATAATGCCACATTTTGTGCAAGTGGGTCTCGTGGGAACGATAACTCGTGACGTAATGCAAAATTAGACAAGAAACGGGGGGTGGGGGCGGGGGAGGGCAGGTTCGCTTAAGCAAAAATGGAAAAAGGGGGCGGTCTGGGAAAGTACGATGTAAAACGCGATAAAAGAATTCAGGActaaatataagaagaaaaggaaagaaagcaAGGGGATTGTGTTGGCGAGAGCGAAACTACATCCGAATGTCACTACGACGTTTCCGCGCGCGCGTTTGGGACACATTTTTCCTTTACggaaaagaaaagtaatatttcCGTATGATTTACATGCCAGGCGGTAGGTCGCTcgttaataattcaattttcaatctGGTCTTAATGCTCGCCGGGCTTTCCCCAACTTCCATCCCCTTCCCTCacccgtctctctctctctctctctctctctctctctctctctctctctctctccctctccctttaGTTCTCTTTCCTTTACGTTTCCGTCCGGCGCGGcgcctctttttctttctccttctctcactcttttattcttttcttttattcgtcCCGGTACTTATCCCACGCCATGTCGACGTCCAGATAAGAGCGAAATAAGTACGGGGAACgtgagtaaatttttatatcgctgTCCAAGTTTGCTCTGTACTTTTCGCGTCCGCGTGTCTCGTAATCAaaagcgaaagaaaaagaaaggggACTAAATAGATATCTCTCTTTTGtaaatgaatgaaaatttcATCGTCGAGACGCGAGAACGAGGACATCCGCCACCCGCCACAACGGCAAGAAGCAGAGAGACCTTCAAGGTCGAATTGCGAGTGAATTAAGCGGTCGAGGTTGGGTGCTAATTAAAGCATGGTCTCAGTGTCTCGAGTTACCGCGCCGGATTGGTTGATTCGATTAACTAAAGGCGAAGTTTCACGTCTTCTACACGTTACTATAGCCTAATATCCAAATAAATCGCCACCGATGCATTACAAAGTGATCCATAGGTGCTCGAATAAGCTGTTGTCGCAATTTCTATCTCACCAATTATCcaatttaaaactttgatattaaataatatctatatagaaataagaaattgtGTTGATTGTTGCAGAAAAGAGATATGCATTAAAGAACttcatttttcataaagtcATTACAAATCAATACAATCTGgactatacagggtgtcccattttaattcctccagtgaaatatctcgaaaaatatggaaaattcgaaaaaatgtttcagacaaaagttgtatggtttctagggggacataagatggtgccattagtttgaccttgaagagtcacatgaaggtcacgtaaaggtcattttgaatttcttaaatggcacaccctatatatttttgcatattcttgtagtttagcttgagagctttccaaaacactatgataaaatgttttttcattaaacacttttcgagttataaggcttcaaagttgcaatattttgacataaaatacaagatatctcgtaaaatattcattttttgattattttaccctaatacttttatgcacagaataacgagacaaatcaattggcataattaaaacacataattatgttaaaaatgtgtaattgcTAGTTGTAAATTCAGAGTTTTTCTCAAAGATAActgtgtgttttctttacgctaattgatttgtctcattattctgtgcataaaagtattagggtaaaataatcgagaaatgaatattttacgagatatcttgtattttatgtcaaaatattacaactttgaagccttataactcgaaaagtgtttaatgaaaaaacattttatcatagtgttttggaaagctctccaagtcagctacaagaatatgtaacaaaaaatagggggtgccatttaaaaaagttgaggtgaccttcatgtgaccgtcaaatgactcttcaaggtcagaccaatggtaccatcttatggccccctcgaaaccatacaacttttgcctgaaacatttttctcttcccggcttggttttcgagatattcgactggaggaattaaaatgggacaccctatatatatattataaaatttggcaAAGTTCCTTTCTAGAGGAgagaagtaattaaaaaaattattaataaaaataaaaataatatattatatttcttcaacTTATTATTtctgcaataatttaattgtaagtcTTCAAtcatgctttttttaaatttaatcctaGGGATCTTTAGACTCATTAAAATCTTGTTTCATcctcgcaattttttttagttaaaaaatttattatttttctaattaatgtTCTCTTTCAAAGAAAtctgaaataactttaatacactatataaattaaatttcttgtgaaattatttttatattttatt
Coding sequences within it:
- the LOC140672885 gene encoding aquaporin AQPcic-like isoform X3; this encodes MWRNRRKTRGLKRLMEGEGTMKSTLIAGLAELIGTAILVLLGCMGCVSGLGVIPPHLQITLTFGLAVMLVIQCIGHISQAHINPAITVGAVILGKKTIPEALVYFVSQLIGAILGYGMLKVVTPKDRLTAGAIEQSDMFCVTDLHADLSAIQGLILEGIATAILMLVFCSVMDSRNEKNTDSVPVRFGLAVAVLATAFGPYTGCSMNPVRSFAPALWNNQWSHQWVYWFGPIGGALITSFAYRTIFGVSENIPEDEEPTAEAVALNSVDAHKTEP
- the LOC140672885 gene encoding aquaporin AQPcic-like isoform X2, whose protein sequence is MPANDFRAGLKRLMEGEGTMKSTLIAGLAELIGTAILVLLGCMGCVSGLGVIPPHLQITLTFGLAVMLVIQCIGHISQAHINPAITVGAVILGKKTIPEALVYFVSQLIGAILGYGMLKVVTPKDRLTAGAIEQSDMFCVTDLHADLSAIQGLILEGIATAILMLVFCSVMDSRNEKNTDSVPVRFGLAVAVLATAFGPYTGCSMNPVRSFAPALWNNQWSHQWVYWFGPIGGALITSFAYRTIFGVSENIPEDEEPTAEAVALNSVDAHKTEQP
- the LOC140672885 gene encoding aquaporin AQPcic-like isoform X1; its protein translation is MWRNRRKTRGLKRLMEGEGTMKSTLIAGLAELIGTAILVLLGCMGCVSGLGVIPPHLQITLTFGLAVMLVIQCIGHISQAHINPAITVGAVILGKKTIPEALVYFVSQLIGAILGYGMLKVVTPKDRLTAGAIEQSDMFCVTDLHADLSAIQGLILEGIATAILMLVFCSVMDSRNEKNTDSVPVRFGLAVAVLATAFGPYTGCSMNPVRSFAPALWNNQWSHQWVYWFGPIGGALITSFAYRTIFGVSENIPEDEEPTAEAVALNSVDAHKTEQP